In one Dama dama isolate Ldn47 chromosome 5, ASM3311817v1, whole genome shotgun sequence genomic region, the following are encoded:
- the CABP1 gene encoding calcium-binding protein 1 isoform X1, which yields MGGGDGAAFKRPGDGARLQRVLGLGSRRAPRSLPAGGPAPRRTAPPPPGHESAGPAAMSSHIAKSESKTSLLKAAAAAASGGSRAPRHGPAREPVLPSRRLPGPCPGTPSPSGDPSSRRPLCRPAPREEGARGSRRGLPQAHCRPREAPPAAASRPSPPSPLPPVRGRDGEERGLSPALGLRGSLRAPGRGDSAPAAASEADPFLHQLRPMLSSAFGQDRSLRPEEIEELREAFREFDKDKDGYINCRDLGNCMRTMGYMPTEMELIELSQQINMNLGGHVDFDDFVELMGPKLLAETADMIGVKELRDAFREFDTNGDGEISTSELREAMRKLLGHQVGHRDIEEIIRDVDLNGDGRVDFEEFVRMMSR from the exons ATGGGCGGCGGCGACGGGGCCGCATTTAAGCGGCCGGGGGACGGCGCCCGCCTCCAGCGCGTCCTCGGGCTCGGCTCCCGCCGGGCGCCCCGCTCTCTGCCCGCCGGGGGCCCAGCGCCGCGCCGCACCGCGCCGCCCCCGCCGGGCCATGAGAGCGCGGGCCCCGCCGCGATGAGCTCGCACATCGCCAAAAGCGAGTCCAAGACGTCTCTGCtgaaggcggcggcggcggcggcgagcggGGGCAGCCGGGCTCCCCGCCACGGCCCTGCCCGGGAGCCAGTGCTGCCCAGTCGCCGGCTGCCCGGCCCCTGCCCTGGCACGCCGTCGCCGTCAGGGGACCCCAGTTCGCGGAGGCCCCTTTGCCGGCCGGCGCCGCGAGAGGAGGGCGCGCGGGGGAGCCGGCGCGGGCTCCCCCAGGCGCACTGCAGGCCCCGGGAGGCGCCGCCGGCCGCGGCGTCCCGACCTTCGCCGCCGTCGCCGCTGCCGCCGGTCCGCGGGCGGGATGGGGAGGAACGGGGTCTGTCCCCGGCGCTCGGCCTCCGGGGCTCACTGCGAGCCCCGGGTCGCGGGGACTCCGCTCCAGCCGCCGCGTCCGAGGCAGACCCGTTCCTCCACCAGCTGCGCCCCATGCTCAGCTCCGCCTTCGGCCAG GACAGATCTCTGCGGCCAGAGGAGATTGAAG AGCTCAGGGAGGCCTTCAGAGAATTTGACAAGGACAAGGATGGCTATATCAACTGCCGGGACCTGGGTAACTGTATGCGCACCATGGGCTACATGCCCACCGAGATGGAGCTCATCGAGCTGTCTCAGCAGATCAACATGAACC TGGGTGGCCATGTGGATTTTGATGACTTTGTGGAACTAATGGGACCTAAACTCCTGGCGGAGACGGCAGATATGATTGGAGTAAAGGAACTGCGAGATGCCTTCCGAGAG TTTGACACCAATGGTGATGGTGAGATAAGCACCAGTGAGTTACGAGAGGCCATGAGGAAACTCCTGGGTCATCAGGTGGGACACCGAGACATAGAAGAGATTATCCGGGACGTGGACCTCAACGGGGATGGACGAGTGGACTTTGAAG AGTTTGTCCGGATGATGTCCCGCTGA
- the CABP1 gene encoding calcium-binding protein 1 isoform X2 gives MGNCVKSPLRNLSRKMRQEETSYTVVQTSEEGLAASNELPGPLLMLAQNCAVMHNLLGPACIFLRKGFAENRQPDRSLRPEEIEELREAFREFDKDKDGYINCRDLGNCMRTMGYMPTEMELIELSQQINMNLGGHVDFDDFVELMGPKLLAETADMIGVKELRDAFREFDTNGDGEISTSELREAMRKLLGHQVGHRDIEEIIRDVDLNGDGRVDFEEFVRMMSR, from the exons ATGGGCAACTGTGTCAAGTCTCCACTGAGAAATCTCTCAAGGAAG ATGCGCCAGGAGGAGACCAGCTACACAGTGGTGCAGACGAGCGAGGAGGGGCTGGCGGCCAGCAACGAGCTCCCCGGGCCACTCCTGATGCTGGCTCAGAACTGCGCGGTCATGCACAACCTGCTGGGCCCGGCCTGCATCTTCCTGCGTAAGGGCTTCGCGGAGAACAGGCAGCCT GACAGATCTCTGCGGCCAGAGGAGATTGAAG AGCTCAGGGAGGCCTTCAGAGAATTTGACAAGGACAAGGATGGCTATATCAACTGCCGGGACCTGGGTAACTGTATGCGCACCATGGGCTACATGCCCACCGAGATGGAGCTCATCGAGCTGTCTCAGCAGATCAACATGAACC TGGGTGGCCATGTGGATTTTGATGACTTTGTGGAACTAATGGGACCTAAACTCCTGGCGGAGACGGCAGATATGATTGGAGTAAAGGAACTGCGAGATGCCTTCCGAGAG TTTGACACCAATGGTGATGGTGAGATAAGCACCAGTGAGTTACGAGAGGCCATGAGGAAACTCCTGGGTCATCAGGTGGGACACCGAGACATAGAAGAGATTATCCGGGACGTGGACCTCAACGGGGATGGACGAGTGGACTTTGAAG AGTTTGTCCGGATGATGTCCCGCTGA